One Mycobacterium marseillense DNA window includes the following coding sequences:
- a CDS encoding hemophore-related protein codes for MRVSLSKLGVAVGSAAVALTAAAGIASADPTDAIINTTCNYGQVIAALNATDPAAAQQLNSSPVAQSYIRNFLAAPPPKRQQMAQQIQAMPSAQKYYATINEVAVTCNNY; via the coding sequence ATGAGGGTGTCGTTGAGCAAATTGGGCGTTGCGGTTGGCAGCGCGGCAGTGGCGTTGACCGCCGCGGCCGGCATCGCATCCGCCGACCCCACGGACGCGATCATCAACACCACCTGCAACTACGGACAGGTGATTGCCGCGCTCAACGCGACCGACCCGGCAGCTGCCCAGCAGCTGAACTCGTCGCCCGTGGCGCAGTCCTACATCCGCAACTTCCTGGCCGCGCCGCCGCCGAAGCGTCAGCAGATGGCCCAGCAGATTCAGGCCATGCCGTCGGCGCAGAAGTACTACGCCACCATCAACGAGGTCGCGGTCACCTGTAACAACTACTGA
- a CDS encoding bifunctional FO biosynthesis protein CofGH, translating to MLGRTDEIRSWGSYTKVLLTPGEEPTALPDPQIPAKASASKADASALRRVLRRARDGVALNIDEAAVAMTARGADLADLCASAARVRDAGLESAGRRGSGGGLPITYSRKVFIPVTHLCRDSCHYCTFVTVPGKLRAQGAGMYLEPDEILDIARRGGELGCKEALFTLGDRPEDRWPEAREWLGQRGYDSTLSYVRAMAIRVLEETGLLPHLNPGVMSWSEMARLKPVAPSMGMMLETTSRRLFETKGLAHYGSPDKDPAVRLRALTDAGRLSIPFTTGLLVGIGETLAERADTLHAIRKSHKEFGHVQEVIVQNFRAKEHTAMATVPDAGIEDYLATVAVARLVLGPGMRIQAPPNLVSRDECLALVGAGVDDWGGVSPLTPDHVNPERPWPALDELAAVTAEAGYELVQRLTAQPKYVQGGAAWIDPRVQGHVTALADPATGLARDVNPVGLPWQEPDDVGSVGRVDLNAAIDSEGRNTDTRSDIDSAFGDWESIRAHVNELAARAPERIDTDVLAALRSAERDPAGCSDSEYLSLATADGPALEAVAALADSLRRDTVGDDVTFVVNRNINFTNICYTGCRFCAFAQRKGDADAYSLSTDEVADRAWEAHVEGATEVCMQGGIDPELPVTGYADLVRAVKARVPSMHVHAFSPMEIANGVTKSGLSVRDWLTSLREAGLDTIPGTAAEILDDEVRWVLTKGKLPTSMWIEIVTTAHEVGLRSSSTMMYGHVDSPRHWVGHLNVLRDIQDRTGGFTEFVPLPFVHQSSPLYLAGAARPGPTHRDNRAVHALARIMLHGRISQIQTSWVKLGVERTQVMLGGGANDLGGTLMEETISRMAGSEHGSAKTVAELTAIAEGIGRPARQRTTDYTTLAA from the coding sequence ATGTTGGGACGCACGGATGAAATTCGATCGTGGGGAAGTTACACGAAGGTGCTGTTGACTCCGGGCGAGGAGCCTACCGCTTTGCCTGATCCACAGATTCCGGCGAAGGCCAGTGCGTCGAAGGCCGATGCGTCGGCGCTGCGACGGGTATTGCGGCGGGCCCGAGATGGCGTTGCACTGAACATCGACGAGGCGGCGGTCGCGATGACCGCGCGTGGTGCGGATCTGGCCGACCTGTGCGCCAGCGCGGCGCGGGTGCGCGACGCGGGCCTGGAGTCGGCCGGGCGGCGCGGCTCCGGCGGCGGGCTGCCGATTACGTACTCGCGCAAGGTCTTTATCCCGGTCACCCACCTGTGCCGCGACAGTTGTCATTACTGCACATTCGTCACCGTGCCGGGCAAGCTGCGCGCGCAGGGCGCCGGCATGTACCTCGAGCCCGACGAGATCCTCGACATCGCCCGCCGTGGCGGCGAACTCGGTTGCAAGGAAGCGCTGTTCACGCTGGGGGATCGGCCCGAAGACCGCTGGCCGGAGGCGCGTGAGTGGCTCGGTCAACGCGGCTACGATTCGACGCTGTCTTACGTGCGGGCGATGGCGATCCGGGTGCTCGAGGAGACCGGGTTGTTGCCGCACCTGAACCCCGGTGTGATGAGTTGGTCGGAAATGGCCCGGCTCAAGCCGGTGGCGCCGTCGATGGGCATGATGCTCGAGACGACGTCGCGGCGGCTGTTCGAAACGAAAGGGCTTGCGCACTATGGCAGCCCGGACAAAGACCCGGCGGTCCGGTTGCGCGCGTTGACCGATGCCGGCCGGCTCTCGATTCCGTTCACCACCGGCCTGCTGGTCGGCATCGGCGAGACACTCGCCGAACGCGCCGACACCTTGCACGCGATTCGTAAGTCGCACAAGGAGTTCGGCCATGTGCAAGAGGTGATCGTGCAGAACTTCCGGGCCAAGGAACACACCGCCATGGCCACGGTCCCCGACGCCGGCATCGAGGATTACCTGGCGACCGTGGCGGTGGCGCGGCTGGTGCTCGGCCCCGGGATGCGCATCCAGGCGCCGCCGAACCTGGTCTCGCGTGACGAGTGCCTGGCGCTGGTGGGCGCCGGAGTCGACGACTGGGGCGGTGTCTCGCCGCTCACGCCCGACCACGTCAACCCGGAACGGCCATGGCCGGCACTGGACGAATTGGCCGCCGTCACCGCCGAAGCCGGCTACGAGCTGGTCCAGCGGCTGACCGCGCAGCCCAAATACGTGCAGGGCGGCGCGGCGTGGATCGACCCGCGGGTGCAGGGGCACGTGACGGCACTGGCGGATCCGGCGACCGGTCTGGCCCGCGACGTCAACCCGGTGGGCTTGCCGTGGCAGGAGCCCGACGACGTCGGTTCGGTGGGGCGGGTGGACCTGAACGCGGCGATCGACAGCGAGGGCCGCAACACCGACACCCGCAGCGATATCGACAGTGCGTTCGGCGACTGGGAATCAATCCGGGCGCACGTAAACGAACTGGCCGCGCGCGCCCCCGAACGCATCGACACCGATGTGCTCGCCGCGCTGCGCTCGGCCGAACGCGACCCCGCCGGGTGTAGCGACAGCGAATACCTGTCACTGGCCACCGCCGACGGTCCCGCCCTGGAAGCGGTTGCGGCACTGGCGGATTCGTTACGTCGTGACACCGTCGGTGACGACGTGACGTTCGTGGTCAACCGCAACATCAACTTCACCAACATCTGCTACACCGGATGCCGGTTCTGCGCGTTCGCGCAGCGCAAGGGCGACGCCGACGCGTATTCGCTGTCCACCGACGAGGTCGCCGACCGCGCCTGGGAGGCGCACGTCGAGGGCGCCACCGAGGTGTGCATGCAGGGCGGCATCGATCCCGAGCTGCCGGTCACCGGCTACGCCGACCTGGTCCGGGCCGTCAAGGCTCGGGTGCCGTCGATGCACGTGCACGCGTTCTCTCCGATGGAGATCGCCAACGGTGTGACCAAGAGCGGGTTGAGCGTTCGCGACTGGCTCACCAGCCTGCGCGAGGCGGGCCTGGACACCATCCCCGGCACCGCCGCCGAGATCCTGGACGACGAAGTGCGTTGGGTGCTGACCAAGGGCAAGTTGCCGACGTCGATGTGGATCGAGATCGTCACCACCGCGCACGAGGTGGGGCTGCGTTCCTCGTCGACCATGATGTACGGCCACGTCGACAGCCCGCGGCACTGGGTGGGCCACCTCAACGTGCTGCGCGACATCCAGGACCGCACCGGCGGTTTCACCGAGTTCGTGCCGCTGCCGTTCGTGCACCAGAGTTCGCCGCTGTATCTGGCCGGCGCGGCCCGGCCCGGGCCGACCCACCGGGACAACCGAGCCGTCCACGCGCTGGCACGAATCATGTTGCACGGCCGCATTTCCCAGATCCAGACCAGTTGGGTCAAACTCGGTGTCGAGCGCACGCAGGTGATGCTGGGCGGCGGCGCCAACGACCTGGGTGGCACGCTGATGGAAGAGACCATCTCGCGGATGGCCGGTTCCGAACACGGGTCGGCCAAGACGGTGGCCGAACTGACCGCGATCGCCGAGGGCATCGGGCGACCCGCACGCCAGCGCACCACCGACTACACGACGTTGGCCGCGTAG
- a CDS encoding maleylpyruvate isomerase N-terminal domain-containing protein has protein sequence MTRRVDDDRFPEWRPFVDAVQRSGPDAGTWCEAWTVRDIVVHQAGNAEELARVLGGHLAGEPVATRGFAEREDPLRALNDTDLWDALLDRMAALNEVAAAADGAPADTDVAWTGRTMKVPWFAEHMREELVLHGWDITGDEPAAQARLAEPWMTTHSVLAVGRPLLAKGASRLQAGERIDARLRAERTDDVVVTADADGFTIGFAEPEGPATLETDPAARVLLLWGRKPADPARIRSRVGPETLGRVRCLLGGY, from the coding sequence GTGACGCGACGAGTGGACGACGATCGGTTTCCGGAGTGGCGGCCCTTCGTGGATGCCGTGCAACGCAGCGGCCCGGACGCCGGCACCTGGTGTGAGGCCTGGACGGTGCGCGACATCGTCGTCCATCAGGCCGGGAACGCCGAAGAACTCGCCCGGGTGCTCGGCGGGCACCTAGCCGGGGAACCCGTCGCCACGCGCGGCTTCGCGGAGCGCGAAGACCCGCTGCGCGCCTTGAACGACACCGACCTGTGGGACGCGCTGCTGGACCGCATGGCCGCCCTCAACGAGGTCGCGGCGGCGGCGGACGGGGCGCCCGCCGACACCGATGTCGCCTGGACCGGCCGCACCATGAAGGTGCCCTGGTTCGCCGAGCACATGCGCGAAGAACTCGTCCTGCACGGCTGGGACATCACCGGGGACGAACCCGCGGCCCAGGCGAGACTGGCCGAACCGTGGATGACAACGCACAGCGTGCTCGCCGTCGGCAGGCCGCTGCTGGCCAAAGGTGCCAGTCGGCTGCAGGCCGGAGAACGGATCGACGCCCGGCTGCGGGCCGAGCGTACCGACGACGTCGTGGTGACGGCCGATGCGGACGGGTTCACCATCGGGTTCGCCGAACCAGAGGGTCCTGCCACCCTGGAGACCGACCCGGCCGCGCGGGTGCTGCTGCTGTGGGGGCGCAAGCCCGCCGACCCAGCGCGCATTCGCAGCCGCGTCGGACCGGAAACGTTAGGGCGCGTGCGCTGCCTGCTCGGTGGCTACTGA
- a CDS encoding DUF421 domain-containing protein, which yields MFYLIGQYEQLGWTALKTVLLFIVAVIGLRVSRRRMLAELNVFDFVVAVAIGAIIGRTATSVTTSFATGAVALITLFTAHRIVAELHRRGWLGELLIRKPLILLANGRLQPKALRTAGLADHDVYRLLRQAGESDVEDLQYVLFEERGEVTIVRAGAPYGEAMRVGLAHAGVDDRQ from the coding sequence ATGTTCTACCTGATCGGCCAGTACGAACAACTCGGTTGGACGGCGCTGAAAACCGTCTTGCTATTCATCGTCGCAGTTATCGGTCTTCGTGTGTCACGACGGCGAATGTTGGCCGAGCTCAATGTATTTGACTTTGTGGTGGCGGTGGCGATCGGCGCCATCATAGGCCGTACGGCGACATCGGTGACAACCTCCTTCGCCACCGGCGCAGTCGCGCTGATCACGCTGTTCACGGCGCATCGGATTGTCGCCGAGCTGCATCGGCGTGGCTGGTTAGGTGAGTTGTTGATCCGTAAACCGCTGATCCTGCTGGCGAACGGGCGCTTGCAGCCGAAGGCTCTGCGAACGGCCGGCTTGGCCGATCACGATGTGTACCGACTCCTGCGCCAAGCAGGTGAAAGCGACGTCGAGGATCTGCAGTATGTCCTGTTCGAGGAGCGTGGCGAGGTCACGATCGTGCGAGCCGGCGCGCCATACGGAGAGGCGATGCGAGTTGGTCTCGCCCACGCCGGAGTCGATGACCGTCAATGA
- a CDS encoding TetR/AcrR family transcriptional regulator — protein MPQLTDADQTGSRSRRRGEVLERALYEATLAELTEVGYGSLTMEGIAARAQTGKAALYRRWDTKCELVHAALVFALPPLPELRSGRSARENLLAMFTAQRDLLAGKTGFPGLDVIHQLLHEPEMRAIFADAVVLPRLKIMESILQAAVDDGDLDPTAVTPLTARIGSALINQHFLLNGSPPNRRELALIVDTVIPPRPSRPPTD, from the coding sequence GTGCCTCAGCTCACGGACGCAGACCAGACCGGCAGCCGAAGCCGCCGGCGCGGTGAGGTCCTCGAACGCGCCCTCTACGAGGCCACCCTGGCCGAGCTGACCGAAGTCGGGTACGGGAGCCTGACCATGGAGGGCATCGCGGCGCGGGCTCAGACCGGCAAGGCCGCGCTCTACCGGCGCTGGGACACCAAGTGCGAGCTGGTGCACGCCGCTTTGGTTTTCGCGCTGCCGCCGCTGCCCGAGCTGCGTTCCGGCCGTTCGGCCCGGGAGAACCTGCTAGCGATGTTCACGGCCCAACGTGACCTGCTGGCCGGAAAGACCGGCTTTCCCGGTCTCGACGTCATCCATCAGCTGTTGCACGAACCTGAGATGCGGGCCATCTTCGCCGACGCCGTGGTACTGCCGCGGCTGAAAATCATGGAATCGATCCTGCAAGCCGCCGTGGACGACGGTGACCTCGATCCAACGGCGGTCACGCCGCTGACCGCCCGCATCGGGTCGGCGTTGATCAATCAGCACTTCCTGCTGAACGGCTCGCCGCCGAACCGGCGGGAGCTGGCGCTCATCGTCGACACCGTGATCCCGCCGCGGCCGTCGCGCCCGCCCACCGATTGA
- the fdxA gene encoding ferredoxin, with protein MTYTIAEPCVDIKDKACIEECPVDCIYEGARMLYIHPDECVDCGACEPVCPVEAIYYEDDVPDQWSQYTQINADFFAELGSPGGAAKVGMTENDPQVVKDLPPQGEGD; from the coding sequence GTGACGTACACGATCGCCGAACCCTGTGTCGACATCAAGGACAAGGCGTGTATCGAAGAGTGCCCGGTCGACTGCATTTACGAAGGCGCCCGGATGCTCTACATCCATCCCGACGAATGCGTCGACTGCGGCGCGTGCGAGCCGGTCTGCCCCGTCGAAGCGATTTACTACGAAGACGACGTGCCGGACCAGTGGAGCCAGTACACGCAGATCAACGCCGACTTCTTCGCCGAGCTCGGGTCGCCCGGCGGCGCGGCCAAGGTCGGCATGACCGAGAACGACCCGCAGGTGGTCAAGGACCTGCCGCCGCAGGGCGAAGGCGACTGA
- a CDS encoding ABC transporter family substrate-binding protein produces the protein MSVPRRVRRLFMVLGGLVSLVGLVLSACTVNPPPAPQSTDTPHNSVPPPPRVSEIIMGIDSIGAGFNPHLLSDLSPVNAAISALVLPSAFRPVPDPNVPTGSRWEMDPTLLVSADVTSQNPFTVTYKIRPEAQWTDNAPIAADDFWYLWRQMVSQPGVVDPAGYDLITGVQSLEGGKQAVVTFAQPYPAWKELFSNILPAHIVKDVPGGFAAGLARALPVTGGQFRVESIDPQRDEILVARNDRYWGPPAKPALILFRRAGAPAALADSVRNGDTQVAQVHGGSAAFAQLSAIPDVRTARIVTPRVMQLTLRAAEPKLSDTQVRKAILGLLDVDLLAAVGAGSDNTVTLDQALIRAPSDPGYEPTAPPAMTTAAALTLLQGAGYRVEPNASGSGTSPAPPPANPGPPEVIRGRISKDGQQLSLAIGVAANDPTSVAVANTAADQLRNVGIAATVLALDPVTLYRDALNDSRVDAIVGWRQAGGNLATRLASRYGCPALQSTEVPATGEATPVSSTPAGPAPSTGPGTTTAPTSALPTSAPPPSRPADPNALVQAPSNLTGICDRSIQSNIDAALNGTKSINDVITAVEPRLWNMSTVLPILQDTTIVAAGPSVQNVSLSGAVPVGIVGDAGQWIKTGP, from the coding sequence ATCAGCGTGCCGAGACGCGTCCGCCGCTTGTTCATGGTGCTCGGCGGCCTCGTCTCGTTGGTCGGGCTGGTGCTCTCGGCGTGTACGGTCAACCCGCCGCCGGCGCCGCAAAGCACCGATACGCCGCACAATTCGGTGCCGCCGCCCCCGCGGGTCAGCGAGATCATCATGGGCATCGACTCGATCGGCGCGGGGTTCAATCCGCATCTGTTGTCGGACCTGTCCCCGGTGAACGCGGCGATCAGCGCGCTGGTGTTGCCCAGCGCCTTCCGGCCGGTCCCGGACCCCAACGTGCCGACCGGTTCACGCTGGGAGATGGACCCGACGCTGTTGGTGTCCGCCGATGTGACGAGCCAGAACCCGTTCACGGTGACCTACAAGATCCGGCCCGAGGCGCAGTGGACCGACAACGCCCCCATTGCCGCCGACGACTTCTGGTACCTGTGGCGGCAGATGGTCAGTCAGCCCGGTGTCGTCGACCCCGCCGGGTATGACCTCATCACCGGCGTGCAGTCGCTCGAGGGTGGCAAGCAGGCGGTGGTGACCTTCGCGCAGCCGTACCCGGCGTGGAAAGAGTTGTTCAGCAACATCCTTCCGGCGCACATCGTCAAGGACGTGCCGGGCGGATTCGCGGCCGGGCTGGCAAGGGCGCTTCCGGTCACGGGCGGGCAGTTCCGGGTGGAAAGCATCGACCCGCAGCGCGACGAGATCCTGGTCGCCCGCAACGACCGCTACTGGGGGCCGCCGGCCAAACCCGCGCTCATCCTCTTCCGCCGCGCCGGGGCGCCGGCCGCGCTGGCCGACTCCGTGCGCAACGGCGACACCCAGGTGGCGCAGGTCCACGGCGGCTCGGCGGCCTTCGCGCAGCTGTCGGCCATCCCCGACGTGCGGACCGCCCGCATCGTGACGCCGCGCGTCATGCAGCTCACGCTGCGCGCCGCCGAGCCCAAACTCTCTGACACCCAAGTCCGCAAGGCGATCCTGGGGTTGCTCGACGTCGACCTGCTCGCCGCCGTCGGCGCGGGCAGCGACAACACGGTCACCCTGGATCAGGCCCTGATCCGCGCGCCGAGCGATCCCGGCTACGAGCCGACCGCGCCGCCCGCGATGACGACGGCGGCCGCGCTGACCCTGCTGCAGGGCGCCGGATACCGGGTCGAACCCAATGCGTCGGGTTCGGGTACCTCTCCCGCGCCGCCCCCGGCGAACCCCGGGCCGCCCGAGGTCATCCGGGGCCGGATCAGCAAGGACGGCCAACAGCTGTCGTTGGCGATCGGGGTGGCGGCCAACGACCCGACCTCGGTCGCGGTGGCCAACACGGCCGCCGACCAGTTGCGCAACGTCGGCATCGCCGCGACCGTGCTGGCGCTGGACCCCGTCACCCTCTACCGCGACGCGCTCAACGACAGCCGGGTGGACGCGATCGTCGGCTGGCGTCAGGCCGGCGGCAACCTGGCGACCCGGCTCGCCTCCCGCTACGGCTGTCCCGCGCTGCAATCGACCGAGGTTCCCGCAACCGGCGAGGCGACGCCGGTGTCGTCCACTCCGGCCGGGCCCGCGCCGTCCACCGGGCCGGGCACCACGACCGCCCCCACCTCGGCACTGCCGACGTCGGCGCCCCCGCCGAGTCGCCCCGCGGATCCCAACGCCCTGGTGCAGGCGCCGTCGAACCTCACCGGCATCTGCGATCGCAGCATCCAGTCGAACATCGATGCCGCCCTCAACGGCACCAAGAGCATCAACGACGTCATCACCGCGGTCGAACCGCGACTGTGGAACATGTCGACGGTCTTGCCGATCCTGCAGGACACCACGATCGTCGCGGCCGGACCGAGCGTGCAGAACGTCAGCCTGTCCGGCGCGGTTCCGGTCGGCATCGTCGGCGACGCCGGTCAGTGGATCAAAACCGGGCCCTAA
- the typA gene encoding translational GTPase TypA, with protein sequence MSFRNVAIVAHVDHGKTTLVDAMLRQSGALHHRGDDAVERLMDSGDLEKEKGITILAKNTAVHRKNADGTTTVINVIDTPGHADFGGEVERGLSMVDGVLLLVDASEGPLPQTRFVLRKALAAHLPVILVVNKTDRPDARISEVVSESHDLLLDVASDLDEDAQRAAEAALDLPTLYASGRAGIASTTEPANGENPEGDNLDPLFDVLLEHIPPPQGDPEAPLQALVTNLDASAFLGRLALIRIYKGRIKKGQQVAWMREVDGHPVITNAKITELLVTEGVERSSTDEAVAGDIVAVAGIPEIMIGDTLADPDHAHALPRITVDEPAISVTIGTNTSPLAGKVKGHKLTARMVKSRLDTELVGNVSIKVVDIDRPDAWEVQGRGELALAVLVEQMRREGFELTVGKPQVVTQTIDGKLHEPFEAMTIDCPEEFVGAITQLMAARKGRMEEMTNHAAGWVRMDFIVPSRGLIGFRTDFLTLTRGTGIANAVFDGYRPWAGEIRARHTGSLVSDRAGTITPFAMIQLADRGQFFVEPGQDTYEGMVVGINPRAEDLDINVTREKKLTNMRSSTADVIETLARPLELDLEQAMEFCAQDECVEVTPEIVRVRKVELDATSRARSRSRAKARG encoded by the coding sequence GTGTCATTTCGCAACGTCGCCATCGTCGCCCACGTCGACCACGGCAAGACCACTCTGGTTGACGCGATGCTGCGGCAGTCGGGGGCGCTGCATCACCGGGGTGACGACGCGGTCGAGCGCCTCATGGACTCCGGCGACCTGGAGAAGGAAAAAGGCATCACGATCCTGGCCAAGAACACGGCCGTGCATCGCAAGAATGCGGACGGAACGACGACCGTCATCAATGTCATCGACACCCCGGGCCACGCCGACTTCGGCGGCGAGGTGGAGCGCGGCCTGTCGATGGTGGACGGGGTGCTGCTGCTGGTCGACGCCTCGGAGGGGCCGCTGCCGCAGACCCGGTTCGTGCTGCGCAAGGCCCTGGCCGCCCACCTTCCGGTGATCCTGGTCGTCAACAAGACGGACCGGCCGGACGCCCGGATCTCCGAGGTCGTCTCCGAAAGCCACGACCTGCTGCTCGACGTCGCCTCCGACCTGGACGAGGACGCGCAGAGGGCCGCCGAGGCCGCCCTGGACCTGCCGACGCTGTACGCCTCGGGACGGGCCGGCATCGCCAGCACGACGGAACCGGCGAATGGCGAGAACCCCGAGGGCGACAACCTCGATCCGCTGTTCGACGTGCTGCTCGAGCACATCCCGCCGCCGCAGGGCGATCCCGAGGCGCCGCTGCAGGCGCTGGTGACCAACCTGGACGCGTCGGCGTTCCTGGGCCGGCTCGCGCTGATCCGCATCTACAAGGGTCGTATCAAGAAGGGCCAGCAGGTGGCCTGGATGCGCGAGGTCGACGGCCATCCCGTCATCACGAACGCGAAGATCACCGAGCTGCTTGTCACCGAGGGCGTCGAGCGTTCCTCGACCGACGAGGCCGTCGCCGGGGACATCGTCGCCGTCGCGGGCATTCCGGAGATCATGATCGGCGACACGCTGGCCGATCCGGACCACGCGCACGCGCTGCCGCGCATCACCGTCGACGAGCCCGCGATCTCGGTGACCATCGGCACCAACACCTCGCCGCTGGCGGGCAAGGTGAAGGGACACAAGCTGACCGCTCGCATGGTGAAGTCGCGGCTGGACACCGAACTCGTGGGCAACGTCTCCATCAAGGTGGTCGACATCGACCGGCCCGACGCCTGGGAGGTGCAGGGCCGCGGCGAGCTCGCGCTGGCGGTGCTCGTGGAGCAGATGCGCCGCGAGGGTTTCGAGCTCACGGTGGGCAAGCCGCAGGTCGTCACGCAGACGATCGACGGCAAGCTGCATGAGCCCTTCGAGGCGATGACCATCGACTGTCCCGAGGAATTCGTCGGCGCCATCACCCAGCTGATGGCCGCCCGCAAGGGCCGGATGGAAGAGATGACCAACCACGCCGCCGGGTGGGTCCGGATGGACTTCATCGTGCCCAGCCGCGGCCTGATCGGCTTCCGCACCGACTTCCTCACGCTGACCCGCGGCACCGGGATCGCCAACGCGGTGTTCGACGGCTACCGGCCGTGGGCCGGGGAGATCCGCGCCCGCCACACCGGGTCACTGGTGTCCGACCGCGCGGGCACCATCACCCCGTTCGCCATGATTCAGCTCGCCGACCGGGGTCAGTTCTTCGTCGAGCCCGGCCAGGACACCTACGAGGGCATGGTCGTCGGAATCAACCCGCGCGCAGAGGATCTCGACATCAACGTCACCCGCGAGAAGAAGCTGACCAACATGCGGTCGTCGACCGCCGATGTCATCGAAACGTTGGCCAGGCCGCTCGAACTCGATCTCGAGCAGGCCATGGAATTCTGCGCGCAAGACGAATGCGTCGAGGTGACCCCCGAGATCGTGCGGGTGCGCAAGGTCGAGCTGGACGCCACCTCCCGGGCTCGCAGCCGGTCGCGCGCCAAGGCCCGGGGTTAA
- the mshB gene encoding N-acetyl-1-D-myo-inositol-2-amino-2-deoxy-alpha-D-glucopyranoside deacetylase: MPETPRLLFVHAHPDDESLGTGATIAHYAARGADVRVVTCTLGEEGEVIGDRWAELAVDRADQLGGYRIGELTAALRALGVGGPRYLGGAGRWRDSGMRGTPTRHRQRFIDADERETVGALVALIREQRPHVVVTYDPAGGYGHPDHVHAHTVTTAAVAAAGSSGGASGFPGEPWAVPKFYWSVFSTQAFEAGLAALTPEDLRPEWSLPSEEEFTFGYDDGDIDAVVETGADAVAAKRAALAAHATQVVVGPTGRACALSNNVALPIVGDEHYVLAAGDAGERDGRGWETDLLAGVDLAATRTR, from the coding sequence ATGCCTGAGACGCCGCGGCTGTTGTTCGTCCACGCACATCCCGACGACGAAAGCCTCGGCACCGGCGCCACCATCGCCCACTACGCCGCCCGCGGCGCGGACGTCCGCGTCGTCACGTGCACGCTCGGCGAGGAGGGCGAGGTGATCGGCGATCGGTGGGCCGAACTCGCCGTCGATCGCGCCGACCAGCTCGGCGGCTACCGGATCGGCGAATTGACCGCCGCGCTGCGGGCGCTGGGGGTCGGTGGACCCCGCTATCTCGGGGGCGCGGGCCGGTGGCGGGATTCGGGCATGCGCGGCACCCCCACGCGGCACCGGCAACGATTCATCGACGCCGACGAGCGCGAGACCGTCGGCGCGCTGGTGGCCCTGATCCGCGAGCAGCGCCCCCACGTCGTCGTCACCTACGACCCGGCCGGCGGTTACGGCCATCCCGACCACGTGCACGCGCACACGGTGACCACGGCCGCCGTCGCGGCCGCCGGTTCGTCGGGCGGCGCCTCCGGCTTTCCGGGCGAGCCGTGGGCGGTGCCGAAGTTCTACTGGTCGGTCTTTTCCACCCAGGCATTCGAGGCCGGCCTGGCCGCGCTGACCCCCGAGGATCTGCGGCCGGAATGGTCGCTCCCGTCCGAGGAGGAGTTCACGTTCGGATACGACGACGGCGACATCGACGCGGTCGTCGAGACCGGCGCGGACGCCGTGGCCGCCAAGCGCGCGGCGCTCGCCGCGCACGCCACCCAGGTGGTGGTCGGGCCCACCGGGCGCGCGTGCGCCCTGTCCAACAACGTGGCCCTGCCGATCGTGGGGGACGAGCACTACGTCCTGGCCGCGGGCGACGCGGGGGAGCGCGACGGGCGTGGCTGGGAGACGGACCTGCTCGCAGGCGTCGATCTCGCCGCCACCCGTACGCGGTAG